The uncultured Cohaesibacter sp. genome window below encodes:
- a CDS encoding transporter substrate-binding domain-containing protein, whose protein sequence is MINRRSLLKFVAVTGTLVLASLSISAPVLADELDTIKEKGEIRIAMSGAYPPFNFVNDANEVVGFDPSIGAAIAKRMGVDVKIITTAWDGIIGGLLANKYDAIVGSMTITDERAKVVDFVGPYYSTQRAIFTQKDSPIKDLAGLKDATLGVTLGETHEQWARDEGYKIRTYKGLPELMLELKSGRVDAIVNDRIAAMLAMKENGYDFVEVPVPAAEKYDQGIAIRKGNPELKAAMQKALEEVMADGTYLEIANKWVGGDIR, encoded by the coding sequence ATGATCAACCGTCGCAGCTTGTTGAAGTTTGTCGCAGTCACCGGCACCCTCGTGCTGGCAAGCCTTAGCATTTCCGCTCCGGTTCTTGCTGACGAACTCGACACCATCAAGGAAAAGGGCGAGATTCGCATTGCCATGAGCGGGGCCTATCCTCCGTTCAACTTCGTCAACGATGCCAATGAAGTGGTCGGCTTCGACCCGTCGATTGGCGCCGCAATCGCCAAACGCATGGGCGTGGACGTCAAGATCATAACCACCGCATGGGACGGCATCATCGGCGGTCTGCTGGCCAACAAGTATGACGCCATTGTCGGCTCCATGACCATCACTGACGAACGTGCAAAGGTTGTCGACTTTGTTGGCCCATACTACAGCACTCAGCGCGCGATCTTCACCCAGAAAGACTCGCCGATCAAGGATCTGGCGGGCCTCAAGGATGCCACCCTTGGCGTCACCCTTGGCGAAACCCATGAGCAGTGGGCTCGCGACGAAGGCTACAAGATCCGCACCTACAAAGGCCTGCCGGAGCTGATGCTCGAACTCAAGAGCGGCCGCGTCGATGCCATCGTCAACGACCGTATTGCAGCCATGCTGGCGATGAAGGAAAACGGTTATGACTTCGTCGAAGTACCGGTTCCTGCCGCCGAGAAATATGATCAGGGCATTGCCATCCGCAAGGGCAACCCTGAGCTGAAAGCCGCCATGCAGAAAGCTCTTGAAGAGGTTATGGCCGACGGCACCTATCTCGAGATTGCCAACAAGTGGGTCGGCGGCGACATCCGCTAA
- a CDS encoding amino acid ABC transporter permease, which translates to MGLDFSVVPGFFDVILQGVFWTIAITISAAVLSFFGGIFFAVIALYAPRAISWPTKGFEWLFMGTPLLLQLFLIYFGLIQIGIDLPAFVAGFVGLGLHFAVYNSELIQTAILAVDKGQMEAARTLGLSRGQALRYIVIPQAVRDVIPPIGNNMIALLKDSALVSVIGVSELTLSAQLAIGRTYRPFEFYAVVAVCYYIINLGMEAVLRRLERRVQASR; encoded by the coding sequence ATGGGTCTTGATTTCTCGGTCGTACCCGGCTTTTTCGACGTCATCCTGCAAGGCGTCTTCTGGACCATTGCCATCACCATTTCTGCGGCGGTGCTCAGCTTCTTCGGCGGCATCTTCTTTGCCGTGATCGCCCTTTATGCGCCGCGCGCCATCAGTTGGCCGACGAAGGGTTTTGAATGGCTGTTCATGGGTACGCCGCTGCTGCTGCAGTTGTTCCTCATCTATTTCGGGTTGATCCAGATCGGAATCGACCTGCCTGCATTTGTCGCAGGCTTTGTCGGTCTGGGATTGCATTTTGCGGTGTATAATTCCGAGCTGATCCAGACCGCCATCCTGGCTGTCGACAAGGGACAGATGGAAGCGGCGCGAACCCTTGGCCTCAGTCGCGGACAGGCCCTTCGCTACATCGTCATCCCGCAAGCCGTGCGCGACGTCATTCCGCCGATCGGCAACAACATGATCGCGCTGTTGAAGGACTCGGCGCTGGTATCGGTGATCGGCGTGAGCGAGTTGACCCTGTCGGCGCAGCTGGCCATTGGCCGGACCTATCGCCCGTTCGAATTCTATGCGGTCGTTGCGGTCTGCTACTACATCATCAATCTGGGTATGGAAGCGGTGTTGCGTCGCCTAGAACGCCGCGTTCAAGCCTCCCGTTAA
- a CDS encoding aspartate aminotransferase family protein translates to MSKEASHLFYQSRAPRPFLDRAEGIYMYDQSGKRYIDGSSGAMVSNIGHSNPNVLAAMKAQMDKSTFGYRLHFRTEPSEDLATMVAERMPGNLDRVFFVSGGSEAVESAIKLARQYAITQGQASRWKVISRFPSYHGSTFGALALTGYDPLARPFDPMMRDMPKIAAPACYLDRDNLTDEQRGLKYAELLRDEILKQGPETVLAFIMEPIGGASTGALVAPDSYYGRIAEICKEFGILLIYDEVMTGVGRTGSFLAANHWDIEPDIVAMSKGFAAGYAPLGAVVARETMVEALLDAGGFLHGYTYAGNPLACAAGVAVLKEIDRLDLIGNCAAMGDLLKARLEGLMERYPFIGDVRGKGLLLAFELVSDKETMKPLPKEYNCYLELVEMAYERGLIIYSRRTRGGIEGDHFLVAPAMIVTESQIDEIMAILIDSLDALAAKYNLPVNAS, encoded by the coding sequence ATGAGCAAAGAAGCGTCTCACCTCTTCTATCAGTCCCGTGCCCCCCGTCCGTTTCTGGACCGCGCGGAAGGGATCTATATGTACGACCAGTCCGGCAAGCGCTATATCGACGGCTCTTCCGGTGCGATGGTTTCCAACATTGGTCATTCCAACCCCAATGTGCTGGCGGCCATGAAGGCCCAGATGGACAAATCCACCTTCGGCTATCGCCTGCATTTCCGCACAGAGCCCTCCGAGGATCTTGCGACGATGGTGGCCGAGCGGATGCCGGGCAATCTTGACCGGGTGTTCTTTGTCTCCGGTGGCTCCGAAGCTGTGGAAAGCGCCATCAAACTGGCGCGGCAATATGCGATCACGCAAGGACAAGCCAGCCGCTGGAAGGTGATTTCTCGCTTTCCGTCCTATCACGGCAGCACCTTCGGGGCACTGGCCCTCACCGGCTATGATCCGCTCGCCCGGCCGTTTGACCCGATGATGCGCGATATGCCCAAGATCGCCGCTCCCGCCTGCTACCTCGACCGAGACAACCTTACCGACGAACAGCGCGGCCTCAAATATGCCGAGCTGCTGCGTGACGAGATCCTCAAGCAAGGCCCGGAAACCGTCCTCGCCTTCATCATGGAACCGATTGGTGGCGCCTCCACCGGTGCGCTCGTCGCCCCGGACAGCTATTACGGGCGCATTGCGGAGATCTGCAAGGAATTCGGCATTCTCCTCATCTATGACGAGGTGATGACCGGCGTCGGGCGAACCGGCTCCTTCCTTGCGGCCAATCATTGGGATATCGAACCGGACATCGTGGCGATGTCCAAAGGCTTTGCCGCCGGCTATGCGCCGCTCGGGGCCGTGGTTGCCCGCGAAACCATGGTCGAAGCGTTGCTGGACGCCGGCGGCTTCCTGCATGGCTACACCTATGCCGGCAACCCGCTTGCCTGCGCTGCCGGGGTGGCCGTGCTCAAGGAAATCGACCGGCTCGACCTCATCGGCAATTGTGCCGCCATGGGCGATCTCCTCAAGGCACGCCTGGAAGGGCTGATGGAGCGCTATCCCTTCATCGGCGATGTCCGCGGAAAGGGTCTGCTGCTGGCCTTCGAGCTTGTCAGCGACAAGGAAACCATGAAGCCGTTGCCCAAGGAGTACAACTGCTATCTCGAACTGGTGGAAATGGCCTACGAGCGCGGTCTGATCATCTATTCCCGGCGGACACGCGGTGGCATCGAGGGCGACCATTTCCTCGTGGCACCGGCCATGATCGTCACGGAATCGCAGATCGACGAAATCATGGCGATCCTCATCGACAGCCTTGATGCCCTCGCGGCAAAATACAATCTGCCCGTGAATGCCTCATGA
- a CDS encoding amino acid ABC transporter permease, with protein sequence MDIDLILRVYPHFLKAAVLTIELSVLTAILGLVCGSLGAAARLSRFQALRYLGAAYVSLFRGTPALIQLFLLYFGGPQIGIQLDAFEAGVIGLGVNIGAYMTETIRGAIISVHKGQTEAARTLGMSRWQAMRYVILPQAFRLMVRPLGVNINALIKGTALVAAISVVELTYTAQRFIGSTYKPFEMFLLAGALYMVIIYITGRGISWLDRKVRIQ encoded by the coding sequence ATGGATATTGATCTCATCCTCCGGGTCTATCCCCATTTTCTCAAGGCGGCGGTACTGACCATCGAGTTGTCGGTGCTGACAGCGATCCTTGGACTTGTCTGCGGCTCTCTGGGGGCTGCTGCGCGGTTGTCACGTTTTCAGGCGCTGCGCTATCTCGGGGCGGCCTATGTCAGCCTGTTTCGTGGCACTCCTGCCCTCATCCAGCTGTTCCTGCTCTATTTTGGCGGCCCTCAGATCGGCATTCAGCTTGATGCCTTCGAGGCTGGTGTCATCGGGCTCGGCGTCAATATCGGTGCCTATATGACCGAAACCATCCGTGGAGCGATCATCTCGGTACACAAGGGTCAGACGGAAGCGGCCAGAACGCTGGGCATGAGTCGCTGGCAGGCCATGCGCTACGTCATCCTGCCGCAGGCCTTTCGCCTGATGGTGCGCCCGCTCGGGGTCAACATCAACGCGCTCATCAAGGGCACGGCACTAGTCGCGGCCATCTCGGTTGTTGAGCTCACCTATACGGCGCAGCGCTTCATCGGCTCCACCTACAAGCCATTCGAGATGTTCCTGCTCGCCGGGGCTCTCTACATGGTCATCATCTATATCACCGGTCGTGGCATCAGCTGGCTCGACAGGAAGGTGCGGATCCAATGA
- a CDS encoding amino acid ABC transporter ATP-binding protein, with product MTHHRPFVDIRHAQKCYGELEVLKDISLQVEQKQIVAIIGPSGSGKSTLLRAINDLDPLTSGEVWLDGVQVNKLLPHTQYEKHINQIRQQIGMVFQHFNLFPHLTVRENITLAPKLLKGISDEEANALAEQQLEHVGLIDRIDYHPSQLSGGQKQRVAIARALAMKPKLMLFDEATSALDPELVEEVNQVMKMLAEEAMTMIIVTHEMGFAESVCDRVLFMDGGVVVEEGAPEVIFRNPTQERTKNFLRKHLEGVK from the coding sequence ATGACGCACCACCGTCCCTTTGTCGATATCCGCCACGCCCAGAAGTGCTATGGCGAACTGGAGGTTCTCAAGGACATCAGCCTTCAGGTCGAACAGAAGCAGATCGTGGCCATCATCGGCCCCAGCGGCTCGGGCAAATCGACCCTGCTGCGCGCCATCAACGATCTCGACCCGCTCACCTCGGGCGAGGTGTGGCTTGATGGCGTACAGGTCAACAAGCTGTTGCCGCACACGCAATACGAAAAGCATATCAACCAGATCCGCCAACAGATCGGCATGGTGTTCCAGCATTTCAACCTGTTCCCCCATCTGACGGTGAGGGAAAACATCACGCTGGCCCCCAAACTGCTCAAGGGCATTTCGGATGAGGAAGCCAACGCGCTGGCCGAACAACAACTGGAGCATGTCGGGCTGATCGACCGGATCGACTATCATCCTTCCCAGCTCTCCGGTGGCCAGAAGCAACGCGTCGCCATCGCCCGGGCGCTGGCCATGAAACCCAAGCTGATGCTGTTTGACGAAGCGACATCGGCCCTTGACCCGGAACTCGTCGAAGAGGTCAACCAGGTCATGAAAATGCTGGCTGAGGAAGCCATGACCATGATCATTGTCACCCATGAAATGGGCTTTGCCGAAAGCGTCTGCGATCGGGTCCTGTTCATGGACGGCGGTGTCGTCGTCGAGGAAGGCGCCCCCGAGGTGATCTTCCGCAACCCGACACAAGAAAGAACAAAGAATTTCCTTAGAAAACATCTTGAAGGCGTAAAATGA